ATAGCCACTCTCAACAGACGGATAATGACACCAATGTCAAGGAACCAGCTGCGACTGAAGACGATGTTGAGGACATCAGAAGTGAATTATCTGAACTCGACATCTATGCTGGTACACCTCATGGCGAAGATATGTATGCCCTTGTGCTGTATTCTGATGCGGAATTAGACAATCTTATTGATGCCGTTGAAGACTTAAATAGTGGATTTGACCGATATGACACACACAATGGAACAAATGTTTACAACGATACGGATGGAGACGTTGCAGCTGTAGTCAGCCACTGGAAAACAGCGGACGCCGCAAGCACTGCCAGTGAATACCTTTCTGATCTTCCCGGGATTGTCGGTTGGGCAAACGAAGGTGATGGCTTTGAAACTATGGGCATGTTTTACACTGTTAAGCCTGCCTACCGTGACGATTTCGTTAAAAAGTTTGGAGATGTTGAGGAACTACTCGTTGAGATGGAGGGGCATCGAAGAACCTCTTTGCTCGAAAATGTTGGTCAAAATAATGATATGTTTATCGCCAGCAGATGGGATTCAAAGCAAAATGCGATGGAATTCTTCCGTTCAGATGATTTCACTGACGCCGTTGAGTGGGGTCGTGAGGTACTTGTAGACAGGCCTCGACATGTTTTTCTTACCTAATTTTGGATTCGATATCACGTGACTTACGGAAGATTCGAGGCGAAAGCCTCGCCCTTCAGGGCGGAGAAGAGGTCAATTTGAGGTTCCTCTGTAGACCGCGTGAACCTCCCCTACCTACCCCCGCCGTTGGCGGTTCCTTGCGGATAGGAGCTTTCTGGTTCAGCGATGTGCCTTGCAGACACAACCGCAGTGTCTACAGCGGTCGCAGTCTCCGCAGGCGTTGATTTGGATTGTCTCAACCCCGCTTGCTGGTGACGGGCAAATGAGGCTGCCCGCGGGTATGATCCCGTTCGAAGTCAGCATCATGAGCAGAATCTATCACAGTCGATAATTTAATATCACGTAACGTAACTGTTTCAGAGTAGACTGAGCGATGGCTGTATTCCTACTCTACTGCACTCACTGTAATTGCAACTGATGTCCTTATCAGTAGTTGAAAACACAGTTTTATTATTCAACACGAGTCATGTGATAATGGTGTATCACGGTTTGTTACCGGATCACCACTGAATAAAGAAATCGTATTATCAACAACTGTTATCCACAGATGGAGAAGACCGAGTGCCCTGAGCCTCTCCCGAAGTACTTTACGCCAACTCACGTATGTTACTCACTTCTCGTCAACTACAAAATATCGTTCATAATGATGTTCACATTCTGCATTGAACTCTGAATGGCACTTGGGACATTGTGTACCTCCGTTTATGTACTCTGTAATAGTAAATACAGATCCGCAATTGCCACAGTATATAGCTTCTGTATCAAACTCGCTACACTCCCATTGTTCTGCTTTATGATCTGTGAGTGATCGATGACATTTGTAACATGGATAAAATGTATCACAGCATGGGAACCGGATCGAGACAATATCCACCTCGCTGTTATAATGCTCACAGCGAGTTTGTTCGTCCATCCTGATGCCAGCTAACGGAATTTCTTTTTGATTATTGGTTTCCTCTGGAGTTATTGCCGTTCTGTCTCGTGTCATTCGTATTGACGGTATCTTTCTGTATCAAGATAATTGTGGACAACTGTAATAGCGTGGTTTGCATGGATGGCTTTTGGTCCCACACTGATCTTTTCCTCAACAACCTCATCGAGAATTTCCTGCTCTTCTGTAGTGAATCGCTGATGATCAGAGAGCACAAATGCGGATGACTGTGGCATATCAACATCTGTAATTGGCGTGCCTGATTCATGTAACTGTATTACTGCGCTTTGTTCCGCAACTGCTTCTACCGTCGATCTCGTGTCCATTCGGTATAGTTTCACACCAGGCGATGGCTCTGCTGGCTGATGACCAATTGCCATATCAGCATTCTCTAATGCATTCTTGATCCGGGATGCAATTGTTCGCTCATCTGGATGTAGATACTGTAACTGCTTTCCATCAAACTCAACTCGGTATGTATCTGAAAGCACCAGTTGAATTTTTGTATCTTCTCGCATTCCATGTGAAAGAAACACTGCACTGTTTACGCAACGGCAAAGTACATCCAGCCGTCCGGCTCCACCAGCTAAGTCATCAAGCGAAAAGGACGGGTCTGTTGGCGTTTCGTGGCCGAAAATAATGAACTGACGCATGATAACTATATATCCCAACTGTGTTCAAATATCCCTTTGTTTAGTACGCTTGTGCATTCCCATCCTTTCGTGGTTCCGTTGCTGCTGATAGTGTGGCATCATTGTAACGACTGATTTGTGCTCCGCCAAATGCAGTCGTTGAGTCAACACGGACGTTGTGTCCTTTCCGTGAGAGCCCAATAGAGATTTCATCCGGGAATTCTGGCTCAACCGAGATAACTCCCTCTG
This portion of the Salinarchaeum sp. IM2453 genome encodes:
- the trmY gene encoding tRNA (pseudouridine(54)-N(1))-methyltransferase TrmY, with the translated sequence MRQFIIFGHETPTDPSFSLDDLAGGAGRLDVLCRCVNSAVFLSHGMREDTKIQLVLSDTYRVEFDGKQLQYLHPDERTIASRIKNALENADMAIGHQPAEPSPGVKLYRMDTRSTVEAVAEQSAVIQLHESGTPITDVDMPQSSAFVLSDHQRFTTEEQEILDEVVEEKISVGPKAIHANHAITVVHNYLDTERYRQYE
- a CDS encoding CHY zinc finger protein; its protein translation is MTRDRTAITPEETNNQKEIPLAGIRMDEQTRCEHYNSEVDIVSIRFPCCDTFYPCYKCHRSLTDHKAEQWECSEFDTEAIYCGNCGSVFTITEYINGGTQCPKCHSEFNAECEHHYERYFVVDEK